In Plectropomus leopardus isolate mb unplaced genomic scaffold, YSFRI_Pleo_2.0 unplaced_scaffold7569, whole genome shotgun sequence, the DNA window TTGGACTCCAGGTGACTCTCAGACGCCGTCAGGTGTGTTTGAAGTTATTGGACATGTGATAATGTCTCTCACTTTTAATGTCTCATCCGTCTCCGTCTCACGTGTCCAGGATGCTCCAGGGGCCGTACGCCAGCCTGGAGCGGGACCGTCCGCTCATCCGGCTCCCTTTCACCAGCTTCGCTGTGGTGACGGTGCTGCTGCCTCTGACCGGCCTCATCGCCTGCCTCTTCATCGCGCTCGTGTACCACTTTGAAGAGGCCACGTCCACGCACTGTCATGTGAGCACTTCAGAAAGTCGCGGAGAGACGGACAAACGTCTCACCTGTTGTCTCCTGTTtaatttgtagaattttaggacattttttttagttttaggacatttctaggacatgaggacatttttaggattttaggacagtgcTAGGATTTCATGACGTTTtttggattgtaggacatttctgaagttttaggatgtttctatgattttaggatgtttgtaggatttaaaatacattgttttcTGTGCGTCCTCGTCCACCAGGTGTCAAACTACCTCCCGTCCATCAGTGCCGCCATCAGCCGCGTGCCGGAGCGCTACATCTGGCGTTGCTGCATCGGGCTGCACTCGGCGCCGCGCTACCTGGTGTCTGCCAGCTACTTCAGCTTCTACCGCGGCCGCTTCGCCAAGAGGCTCccggagctgctgctgagcgGGCTGGCGCTCCTCAGCAGCCTCGCCGAGAACACGGGCCTGCTGCTGCTCACGTACGTGGCG includes these proteins:
- the LOC121940123 gene encoding post-GPI attachment to proteins factor 2-like, yielding MSHPSPSHVSRMLQGPYASLERDRPLIRLPFTSFAVVTVLLPLTGLIACLFIALVYHFEEATSTHCHVSNYLPSISAAISRVPERYIWRCCIGLHSAPRYLVSASYFSFYRGRFAKRLPELLLSGLALLSSLAENTGLLLLTYVASTETYSEYSRSPPNSTRAASLSSSNNLT